The following proteins come from a genomic window of Methanoregula sp.:
- a CDS encoding DUF655 domain-containing protein, which yields MKAEKKEVNAIVLDVLMKGHAEDPRPQFKREPIVQAMGVEQFKLLELVPKPSALIQLHDRVYIGDAERDRIERVKRRIGYEELTPTARGELPFIIAEVIKEREADFVAFFNKAISITPRLHMLHLLPGIGKKLMWEILEERNKKPFASLADISARIKSIPHPEKMIQARIIEELEVKETKYHVFTTR from the coding sequence ATGAAGGCGGAGAAAAAAGAGGTCAACGCGATCGTACTGGATGTGCTCATGAAGGGCCATGCTGAAGACCCCCGCCCACAGTTCAAGCGGGAGCCTATCGTGCAGGCAATGGGTGTTGAGCAGTTCAAACTTCTCGAACTTGTACCTAAGCCATCGGCTCTCATCCAGCTCCATGACCGTGTCTATATCGGCGATGCCGAGCGGGACAGGATTGAGCGGGTGAAGCGCCGGATCGGGTATGAAGAACTTACCCCTACTGCACGAGGCGAACTTCCGTTTATTATTGCAGAAGTGATTAAGGAGCGGGAAGCGGATTTTGTCGCTTTCTTTAATAAGGCGATCTCGATTACGCCCCGGCTTCATATGCTGCACCTCCTCCCGGGCATAGGGAAGAAACTGATGTGGGAGATTTTAGAAGAGCGCAACAAGAAACCGTTTGCAAGTCTGGCAGACATATCGGCTCGTATCAAATCGATCCCCCACCCCGAGAAGATGATCCAGGCACGGATTATCGAAGAGCTCGAGGTCAAGGAAACCAAATACCACGTCTTTACCACCCGATGA
- the rsmA gene encoding 16S rRNA (adenine(1518)-N(6)/adenine(1519)-N(6))-dimethyltransferase RsmA — protein sequence MKAYHDQHFLIDPNAVRRIADLEDVKGKRVLEIGPGNGALTRALLDRGAIVHAIELDGMLCEQLADSFFDEIESGQLTVQHGDATRCELPSFEMSVSNLPYSVSSKITFRLLERGFRVAVLMYQSEFADRMVAPAGSKECGRLSIMVQTYAAVQRCFELPPQCFSPRPQVHSTVVKIFPRDPIFFIEDKKRYADVVRGLFSHRRKTVRNCLKGSAGMLDPAWVQRAIAALPDEILQSRPEALYLEDFATISNIA from the coding sequence ATGAAAGCCTATCACGACCAGCACTTCCTCATAGATCCCAATGCAGTCAGGCGGATAGCTGACCTTGAGGATGTTAAGGGCAAACGCGTTCTCGAAATCGGCCCGGGCAACGGGGCACTCACCCGTGCCCTGCTGGATCGTGGTGCGATTGTGCACGCAATTGAGCTTGACGGGATGCTCTGCGAGCAACTCGCTGACAGTTTTTTTGATGAAATTGAGAGTGGTCAGCTTACCGTTCAGCATGGCGATGCCACCCGGTGCGAACTCCCGTCGTTTGAAATGTCTGTTTCCAACCTGCCCTATTCGGTCAGCTCCAAGATCACGTTCCGCCTGCTCGAGCGCGGGTTCCGGGTCGCGGTGCTGATGTACCAGAGTGAATTTGCGGACCGGATGGTTGCCCCGGCAGGCTCCAAGGAGTGCGGCAGACTGTCGATCATGGTCCAGACATACGCTGCAGTACAGCGGTGTTTTGAACTTCCCCCGCAGTGCTTCTCTCCCCGCCCGCAGGTGCATTCCACCGTCGTGAAGATCTTCCCCCGCGATCCGATCTTCTTTATTGAAGACAAGAAACGCTATGCAGATGTTGTCCGGGGGCTCTTCTCGCACCGGCGAAAGACGGTCCGTAACTGTCTCAAAGGATCCGCCGGGATGCTCGATCCTGCATGGGTGCAACGGGCGATTGCTGCTTTGCCCGATGAGATTCTCCAGAGCCGCCCTGAGGCGCTGTACCTAGAGGATTTTGCTACAATCAGCAACATCGCGTGA
- a CDS encoding DUF1848 domain-containing protein, with product MKWKGWDKISLEIPDPTSLEGIRTVGAIAPVIISASRSTDIPAFYGDWFMERLRAGYVKWKSPFGGGPVFVSFAKTRIFVFWSKNPAPFFQHLDTLDRMGYRYYFLFTLNKYDDEGLEPNVPAVDTRIDTFIRLSRRIGKGRVVWRFDPLILSDRITVADLLEKVRYIGDRIAPFTERLVFSFVEIEKYIKVKRNLKAGDCTGVREFTDEEVTEFCTGLTLLNNKWGISLSACAERRDLSGYGIGRGQCISYDLMTTEFGDDDALMDFLHPPGQIILTGSGTPPDLSRRLKDPGQRNTCRCIVSKDIGQYSTCMHLCAYCYANSSSAQVHRNYERYCGERDRGIYRDSITE from the coding sequence ATGAAGTGGAAAGGCTGGGATAAAATTTCTCTTGAAATACCTGATCCAACCTCGCTGGAAGGAATCCGTACCGTTGGAGCGATCGCTCCGGTTATCATATCAGCCAGCCGATCGACTGATATTCCCGCATTCTATGGCGACTGGTTCATGGAACGGCTCAGGGCAGGGTACGTGAAATGGAAGAGCCCGTTCGGGGGGGGCCCGGTTTTTGTGTCATTTGCAAAGACCCGCATCTTTGTTTTCTGGTCGAAGAACCCGGCGCCCTTTTTCCAGCACCTTGATACCCTGGACCGCATGGGATACCGGTATTACTTCCTCTTCACCCTGAACAAGTATGACGATGAAGGGCTCGAACCGAATGTGCCTGCCGTTGACACTCGTATCGACACGTTCATCCGCTTATCCCGTCGCATAGGCAAAGGGAGGGTAGTCTGGCGGTTTGATCCGCTTATCCTTTCCGACAGGATCACCGTTGCCGATCTGCTGGAGAAAGTCCGGTATATCGGCGATCGGATTGCCCCGTTCACGGAACGGCTGGTCTTCAGTTTCGTGGAGATTGAAAAATATATCAAAGTGAAGAGGAACTTAAAAGCCGGTGATTGTACCGGGGTCCGGGAATTTACCGACGAGGAAGTGACAGAATTTTGCACCGGTCTGACTCTTCTCAACAACAAATGGGGGATTTCTCTCAGTGCCTGTGCCGAGCGGAGGGATCTGTCAGGCTATGGCATTGGCAGGGGACAGTGCATCAGTTACGATTTGATGACAACAGAATTTGGGGATGATGATGCACTGATGGATTTTCTTCATCCTCCCGGGCAGATCATCCTTACCGGCTCCGGCACCCCCCCGGATCTGTCACGCCGTCTTAAAGACCCGGGACAGCGGAATACCTGCCGGTGTATCGTGTCAAAAGATATCGGGCAGTATTCCACCTGCATGCATCTCTGTGCTTATTGTTATGCAAATTCATCATCTGCCCAAGTGCACCGGAATTATGAACGATACTGCGGGGAGCGGGATCGCGGGATCTACCGTGATTCCATAACGGAGTAG
- the thiC gene encoding phosphomethylpyrimidine synthase ThiC, with protein MRTQAEQARKGTITPQMREVARNEGIVPEALREGIAAGSAVIMQRGKRYTGIGKGLSTKVNVNLGTSSTKVCLDDEIQKATIAEKFGADTISDLSMGGDINAIRKEIFSHTTLPITTVPVYQAVVENGFKQMTADDIMDTFRMQVGQGISSVVIHGVSREMLGELRRKKRLLGMVSKGGSVTSAFMLMNQCENPFIEHFDEILSLCRKRDIVLSLGNTARSGCIHDRRDRMQLAEIQQNVRLADRARAAGVQVIIEGAGGHIRSDRIAPMVKYYKKQSAYPLFVAGPLPTDVAVGYDHIAGAAGASIASAAGADYLCYITPAEHLGLPSPAAVKEGLIAFRIAAHIGDTVKYGREAEDTKIAQLRVALDREGQIRCSMDPERARALSDGDAECTMCGEFCAIKIMREFS; from the coding sequence ATGCGCACACAGGCAGAACAGGCACGTAAAGGAACGATCACGCCGCAGATGCGGGAAGTCGCCCGGAACGAAGGCATAGTACCTGAAGCACTCCGTGAAGGAATAGCGGCAGGGAGTGCGGTGATCATGCAACGCGGTAAGCGGTATACCGGCATAGGAAAAGGCCTGTCAACCAAAGTCAATGTCAATCTCGGTACATCATCTACCAAGGTTTGTCTGGATGACGAGATCCAAAAAGCCACCATTGCGGAGAAATTCGGCGCTGATACCATAAGCGACCTGTCCATGGGCGGGGATATCAATGCCATACGAAAAGAGATCTTTTCTCATACAACACTTCCCATCACCACCGTCCCCGTTTACCAGGCTGTGGTAGAGAACGGTTTCAAGCAGATGACCGCAGACGACATCATGGACACGTTCAGGATGCAGGTTGGACAGGGCATCAGCTCGGTAGTCATCCATGGGGTCAGCCGGGAGATGCTCGGCGAACTCCGCAGGAAAAAACGGCTCCTTGGCATGGTCTCGAAAGGCGGCTCCGTCACCAGTGCGTTCATGCTCATGAACCAGTGCGAAAACCCGTTCATCGAGCATTTCGATGAGATCCTCTCCCTCTGCCGGAAGCGTGATATCGTACTCTCGCTGGGCAATACCGCCCGGAGCGGGTGCATCCATGATCGCCGGGATCGCATGCAGCTTGCCGAGATACAACAGAATGTCCGGCTTGCAGACCGGGCCCGTGCAGCGGGTGTTCAGGTGATTATCGAAGGGGCCGGGGGCCATATCCGGAGCGATCGTATCGCACCGATGGTGAAATATTACAAGAAACAGTCCGCATACCCGCTCTTTGTCGCCGGTCCGCTGCCCACCGATGTTGCAGTCGGCTACGATCACATTGCAGGAGCTGCCGGGGCCAGTATCGCGAGTGCTGCCGGTGCAGACTACCTCTGTTACATCACCCCTGCCGAGCATCTCGGGCTACCCAGCCCGGCAGCGGTAAAAGAGGGACTGATTGCGTTCAGGATTGCTGCGCATATCGGGGACACCGTGAAATATGGCAGGGAGGCAGAGGACACAAAGATTGCCCAGCTGAGAGTAGCGCTCGACCGCGAAGGCCAGATCCGCTGTTCTATGGATCCCGAGAGGGCCCGGGCGCTGTCTGACGGTGATGCAGAATGCACGATGTGCGGCGAGTTCTGCGCAATCAAGATCATGCGGGAGTTTTCTTAA
- a CDS encoding HemK2/MTQ2 family protein methyltransferase, with protein sequence MPHDLSQVYQPEADTYLLLEAARKEVKAGDRVLEIGTGSGLISCELAKVADVVATDINPHAALCARGSGIDVVQSDLFAGIRGAFDLILFNPPYLPTQPEERIDDWLEYALDGGKTGRAVIERFADGVGRMLAPGGRILLLISSLTGLAEVQDLFSRLGFTSELVMNQKIEDENLYVLKIVRK encoded by the coding sequence ATGCCCCATGATCTGTCGCAGGTATACCAGCCCGAAGCCGATACGTATCTCCTGCTCGAAGCTGCCAGAAAAGAGGTTAAAGCGGGCGATCGTGTGCTGGAAATCGGGACCGGTTCCGGGCTCATCTCCTGCGAGCTTGCGAAGGTTGCTGATGTCGTGGCAACAGACATCAACCCCCATGCAGCACTGTGTGCACGCGGTTCCGGGATAGATGTCGTGCAAAGCGATCTCTTTGCCGGTATCCGGGGCGCATTCGATCTCATCCTTTTCAACCCGCCCTATCTTCCTACTCAACCGGAAGAGCGGATCGATGACTGGCTGGAGTATGCACTGGATGGCGGCAAAACCGGGCGGGCAGTGATTGAGCGGTTTGCTGACGGCGTAGGACGGATGCTTGCGCCGGGCGGGAGGATCCTGCTGTTGATCTCATCGCTCACGGGGCTTGCAGAAGTCCAGGACCTTTTTTCCCGGCTGGGATTCACATCCGAGTTGGTGATGAATCAGAAGATTGAGGATGAGAATCTGTATGTGCTGAAGATCGTGCGGAAGTAA
- a CDS encoding ABC transporter permease, with the protein MRHLFSLPGVSRRAWKVWHRNLVVFVRTWHVNFFPPLVEALLYLFAIGMGIGSYVKEIDGIPYVNFIAPAILAIAVMNSAFFECTYGSYVRMYYQKSFDAMIATPLSIEDVIAGELLWGATRSVIYVIIMLPVLAAFGVISLPAALLAVPLALLGGLMFAGIAMCFTAITPGIDTLNYPSFLFITPMALFSGTFFPLTLLPVTLQYIALAILPLTHLVAIMRMFTLPAFSLTILLHLAWIMAATAIFCVVAINLMRRRLIV; encoded by the coding sequence ATGCGACACCTTTTTTCACTGCCCGGGGTTTCACGGCGTGCGTGGAAGGTCTGGCACCGGAACCTCGTGGTCTTTGTCAGGACCTGGCACGTAAACTTTTTCCCGCCGCTTGTCGAGGCACTCCTCTACCTGTTTGCCATCGGCATGGGTATCGGTTCCTACGTCAAAGAGATCGATGGCATCCCGTATGTAAACTTCATCGCCCCTGCCATCCTCGCCATCGCCGTCATGAACTCCGCATTCTTTGAATGCACCTATGGCTCGTATGTGCGCATGTATTACCAGAAGAGCTTTGATGCGATGATCGCAACGCCGCTCTCGATCGAGGACGTAATTGCCGGCGAGCTTCTCTGGGGAGCCACGCGGAGCGTGATCTACGTGATCATCATGCTCCCGGTGCTCGCTGCTTTCGGTGTAATCTCCCTTCCCGCAGCATTGCTTGCAGTCCCGCTCGCGCTCCTGGGGGGACTGATGTTTGCCGGTATTGCGATGTGTTTTACCGCGATTACCCCCGGCATCGATACGCTGAACTATCCCTCGTTCCTGTTCATCACGCCGATGGCACTCTTCTCCGGGACATTTTTCCCGCTTACCCTGCTCCCGGTAACCTTACAGTACATTGCACTGGCTATCCTGCCACTCACCCACCTCGTTGCTATCATGCGGATGTTCACGCTCCCTGCGTTTTCGTTGACGATCCTGCTGCATCTCGCGTGGATCATGGCGGCGACGGCGATTTTCTGTGTTGTGGCGATTAACCTGATGAGGAGAAGACTGATCGTGTGA
- a CDS encoding ABC transporter ATP-binding protein: protein MTGIIEAQDLRKNFGSLVAVDGISFSVKKGEVFGFLGPNGAGKTTTMKMIACVSPRTSGLLSVFGRDPDTQPAEIKQRLGVVPQETNLDPDFTCFGNLFTYSGYFNIPHNSAQKRSDELLEFVQLQEKRNVEVEKLSGGMKRRLILARALVNNPDLLILDEPTIGLDPQARHLIWEKLKTLQAQGNTIVLTTHYLDEAARLCNRLVIMDKGKILVTGAPADLVKQYVGEEIVEVEKSEEVLFCLAAHNIPHEVTGDTVQIATSSSREIAKILLDSCQPKKMLTRLATLEDVFLKLTGRTLRD, encoded by the coding sequence TTGACCGGAATCATTGAGGCACAGGACCTCAGGAAAAACTTTGGCAGTCTTGTCGCGGTCGATGGCATCTCATTTTCCGTAAAAAAAGGCGAGGTCTTCGGGTTCTTAGGCCCCAACGGAGCCGGCAAGACCACGACCATGAAGATGATCGCCTGTGTCTCACCCCGGACATCCGGTCTGCTTTCGGTCTTTGGCAGGGACCCGGACACACAACCGGCAGAGATCAAACAACGCCTCGGGGTGGTCCCGCAGGAGACAAATCTTGACCCGGACTTTACCTGCTTCGGGAACCTTTTTACTTACTCCGGCTACTTCAACATTCCTCACAATTCTGCACAGAAGAGATCGGATGAACTGCTTGAGTTTGTCCAGTTGCAGGAGAAACGCAATGTGGAGGTAGAAAAACTCTCAGGGGGGATGAAACGGAGGCTGATACTCGCCCGGGCGCTGGTCAATAACCCCGATCTGCTCATCCTCGATGAACCGACCATCGGTCTCGACCCGCAGGCCCGGCACCTGATCTGGGAGAAACTCAAAACCCTTCAGGCGCAGGGGAATACGATTGTGCTCACCACGCACTATCTTGACGAGGCCGCACGGCTCTGCAACCGGCTCGTGATCATGGACAAGGGAAAAATTCTTGTTACAGGAGCGCCGGCAGACCTTGTCAAGCAGTATGTCGGGGAGGAGATCGTAGAAGTGGAGAAGAGTGAAGAAGTACTTTTTTGCCTTGCCGCACACAACATCCCGCATGAAGTGACCGGTGATACCGTGCAGATTGCGACGTCCTCGTCCCGGGAGATCGCAAAGATCCTGCTCGACTCCTGCCAGCCAAAGAAGATGCTCACGCGACTGGCAACGCTTGAAGACGTATTCCTGAAACTGACAGGGAGAACCCTCAGGGACTAA
- a CDS encoding HEAT repeat domain-containing protein, translated as MTEIPLLAAGLHASTVKKRKDAAAELGKSGNPSAIGPLAAAFPDPHPGVRSEIVQALGRLGDSEAIPALITALDDAEPGIRCAAIAALGRIRNRAAVSPLIGCLKDKDMTVRIGAATVLGKLGDPRAIQPLTPLLDDPFSEVRNSAIVAIRKLTGK; from the coding sequence GGTCTCCATGCTTCAACGGTAAAAAAACGCAAGGATGCAGCAGCAGAACTGGGAAAATCCGGCAATCCGTCTGCAATCGGACCGCTCGCCGCTGCTTTTCCCGACCCGCACCCGGGCGTTCGCTCCGAGATTGTGCAGGCTCTTGGCCGGTTGGGTGATTCCGAAGCCATCCCTGCCCTGATAACCGCCCTGGACGACGCTGAACCAGGCATCCGCTGCGCAGCAATTGCGGCACTGGGAAGGATCCGAAACCGGGCTGCTGTCAGTCCGCTGATCGGCTGCCTGAAGGACAAGGATATGACGGTCCGAATCGGTGCAGCGACAGTTCTCGGAAAACTGGGCGATCCAAGGGCAATCCAGCCGCTCACTCCACTGCTTGACGATCCCTTTTCTGAGGTCCGTAATTCAGCCATCGTGGCTATCCGGAAACTCACCGGAAAATAA